Below is a genomic region from Phragmites australis chromosome 20, lpPhrAust1.1, whole genome shotgun sequence.
GCGACGCGCTTCCAGTCCCGCTTGAGCGTGGCCACCACGCCGGCCTTGCACGACTGGCAGCCGTAGCAGAGCCCCGAGACGTCGTTGCTCCAGGTCCCGCAGTCCGGGTCCGAGGAGTTGGTGGTGATCGTCTTGGTCCACTCCGTGCCGCCGACGTAGGCGAAGCCGCAGCTGGTGGGGGGCTTGCAGCAGCCGGACTGTACCAAGAAGAAGAGTAGATGAGTCTTTGAAACAGAACACATGCATGGCACGCAGGCCAAGTGGAAAACTTCCACATGTCAGTGCTTATGGTAAATAAATATAGAATCACTTATTTGTCTATGATAATTTGAAACGGAGCAGTTTCGTGAAGTGTTTGAATTCAGCGACCTAAAAGTTCGGTGAATGTGCACCAGAGCGTTGAACGAAAGGCATGTGCTACGAAAGAAACTTCCTCCTTAAAATAATGCCACTGTCAGAACATCGGGAGTGGTTCAGAGGAGGTTCTAATGGTTGATTTGGATTGAAGATACTACTATAAAATAGGAGTAATCCGTTGACAATATCAACGCTAAGTCCAACGTTTgatttcggaaaaaaaaaagatgtttgATTGAGATAAAAAGAACTCTGAAAATATTAAGGCTAATAAACTAGCAAAGCATCTCAAATTCTCAACAAAAATATTACCAACTGATCTTGACTGACTACATATTACCATTCAAATATCCACTTGTACCATGTCTAGCTTACAACCATGCGGATTAACGAATCAGTTCTAAGCGGTGTAGATATGTGTTTTGTTTCTAGATGTCATGGCCTCATGAGCTCAGTTGTTTGTGCCCTGGATCACCTATAAGATTTAGTGTTTCACAAGCTAACATTTCTTTCAGCTTTTGACATCAATTTCCAGAGTCACATCATCGCGATTCCCAACGACTAAAACAACGTGAAAAATCGTCCTTTTTTTATAAGACGACCTTTACCTAATTTATCTCAGAGACTCAGATTAGAGTTTTTTAGGTTTCTTAATGATTTTTCAGTCTAATAATCGAGATAAGTGAAAGAACATAAACTGATGATGCCTGTTAACTTCGTTTTTACCTCGATGGGGGAGAGGTCGGAGCGCATGAACTGCGTCCACGTCTCGTTCTTGTACTGCAGGCTCTTGCAGACCTTGGAGTCCTGGAGGCAGCTCCTGATCTTGCCCCAGTTCTTGTTGTTCTCCACTCTCTTCTGCAGCCAGTTGGAGTAGTCCCCGAGCTTGTACTCCTTGTACCCGCGATCGGACACCGCCTCCCCGGCGCCTTTGTTGGTGACGACGAAGGCGAAGACGGTGAAGCAGAAGAGCACGAGGATGAGGACGAACATGGCGACGAGGTAGACCCAGAGGAGCCACGTCACGCGGCAGCAGGCGCCGACGAGCCCGGCGAgggagacgaggaggaggaagacgccGAGCGTGATGACGGGGGCCGAGAGGTAGCGCTCGCACTCGGTGCCGTCGGCACGGTGGCCCAGCCAGATTCCCGCCCCGAGGATCGGGATGGAGAGGAGGAAGGTGATCGTGTTGAGGATGCCGATCAGGTTGTTGCTCAGCCGGAACGCCATGCTGTTCGGCGCGGAGAGGGGTCGATCGTGCGGTCTTGGGGGTATCGGCCTCGGCGCACGGTGCTTTGGGTGGTTTTTGGGGGGCTAGTCACGGTGTGCTACGAGAGGTTTTTCGGAGTGATCTGACGATGGTGGGGGACGTGCGTATTTGTAGATGGGGCCGTGGGCGCGTGGTGGGTGGGGTGCAACCGAGGAAAGCTCGTGGGCTTTTAGGGTGGGACTTAGCAACTCCTTATATTCTTACGCACGTACGTATATTTTGATTCTCTCGTTtattcttttattattttttacataTCACTTCAATATGAATCTTAACACAAATGAATAATCTGATAAGTCATGCACGGCGAGGAAAACAAACGGTGCGGTGGTTGCTGTTTTGCCTGCTGCAGAGGAAGATTTCTGCACATTGGCTGGCGTTGACCCCCAGGCTGGGGAGTATGCAGTCCGCGCACGCAAGTGCATTAACCGGGAGGCCTACTTGGTTCCATTTCCATTCATTTCTCTCTCGATTTTTAAAGATGTCCTTCGATGATGATATCAATGGCTGTTGTCTAagttagtattttttttaagataaaggcTTAATTAAGTTCGGCTTTTATGAGAAATCTACTTATAGATGCCAGGATCGATCTCTGACCAGCTCGTACCATCCTTGGTGACTTACCAATCGAGCTAAGCTCGGTTCCCATCTAAGCTAGTACTTAGTAGCAGATGGTTGATCGATTCAAATGGTAGCGCTATTTTCTCAGTTCACGCATTTCGGTGTCGTTGTTAAGCTGGTAACGACATGGAGATCGACGACGAACACACGCGCCGTGTGACCGGTGCCAGCGGTGAGAAATGAAAGGGATAGTATGGTGTCCATCCAGTGACAGAGCTAAGAAGAGACACAGAGAGGACTGCTAGGCTGATGCTAATGTTGGGTGGACTATTAGACTAGTGTTGGACTGACTAAGCTAATACTGGACTGATACTGAGTTGCTAAGCTCCTTATGTTACATGAGCTGGACCTGTACTGCAGCACCACAGCACAGGTCTTGGATCCGCCCCTTTCCATCGACGCGCTGAAGAAAGACAGCGGTTTCTTGTCTACGCTTCACGTACGATATCCCCCGCCGTCACTCGATCGTCCGCCGAATAAGGGGGTAAAACACTCGCCGAAGGAGGTGATCGATCTGGCAAATCGCATCGCCGTAACCGCGGCACAAGGGAAAccggtgaggagagcatgcatgcagatgccGAGACCGATCGATCGGATCGCGGAACCTTCCGGTACGCCAAggcatatgtatatatgttcgTCCTGCTTACGACGTACGGGTCTGACCGGCACGTGGCACCGGTGTCAACCACGGCGAGTATGGTCGCGCTGCTGCTTTTGATCTTTTCAAGCAAGCAACTCGTGCTTGCTTGAAAAGATGGCATCGATGGGTGCCTATCGCTCTAATGCGGAGTAGTCGGCGTCGTGATCTTGGAAGGGCTGGGCGCTTGCGCAAGGGAGGCGACGCGGCACGAGGACACGGCCGTGTGTACGACTATTTGTGGTGCATCGATCACACTGGACCTGCTTAGTCGAAAATGAGGTGGTACAGGTAACGCTAAATCCGTCTCATCAGGTCACAGGGATTAACCGTATATATTTCTGGTTCTGCGATGGCATCACCATGCTTTCTCCTGAAAGGGAAAACTACAGTCACAGAGAGTAAATATTGCTTCttccaaagaaacaaaaaaaaatcgagtAAATGTTTGCGCCACGGCAAGTTCCTGTCTTCTGGCCCAAGTTGAGAAGTTGGCAAGTTTTACCGGTAGGAACCTTAGCGGTATTTGGTCCATGAAAAATTCTATGTGGGCCCAGCAGGAGCAACACCTTCAACGTACATGGACAATTGGGCCTTCTATACTGCAGTCAGCTGCATGCAGACTAGTTCTACTCCAGCACAAAAATCACTCAAATTCTCAAAACGCTCAGGCTAGGTCATTCCTCGCTCCACCCTCTCTCCTCCCTGCCACTGCCACCGCCATAAAGAACCGTCGCACCAGTTGCAACAAGGCAATACAGTACTTTTGCAAAATATTTCTTAAATCCCTTGTAATTCTTGCACTTATTTTTGTACGCTCAAAATCCATCTCCTTACAGTCAACGTCACTCACAAGCCACCGGCGAGGTTGGTTTTAGAAGGGCGTTTGGGATCGGAGTTCCCGAGGTCATTAGGCTTAGAAGGAGATTCTTAGGAGGCAAGCCGGTCTAGCGGAGGAGGCGAGCAGCAGATGAGGTGGCGGGGTGCTGTCATGTGGTGGAGGACCAAGGTAGGGGTCAACGGGGTAAGCACGACGATGGGTGTAGATCTAACGGCGGGAGCCATCGGAGATAGGGAGGTAGGAAAGAAGGGGCAATGGGATGAGATACTTCGTCGGGAAGGATGAAGGAAGCTAGAGTTTTGAAGACAGCCTATGGATGCTTGGATTGTGATATGACAATAAAGACGTTTTGACTGTAATTAAGGATCTATTTGTTTTAACTTTAGATTATGAGAATTCAGTTCAGTCGGTAGAATTCGTGGAAGCTCCTTCTCATCAGATTATGAATTATAGGATTTTATAATACAACTTGACTTGTAGATTGTGATAATCGTCTTTTTATATTGTGATCGTTTatattttactttttcttttaaggctagaatccataatcagaataaaaaataaatatggccTAACACTATTTTTATGTGACTAATGATTAGCATCTCCCTAATTCTAATGTTCTACTTTGCCTCACTATTCTAGGAATATTCCAGCAACGATGACATAACAAGAGAAGACATGTTTGAACCAACGACAAAAATTTGGTAGACAGGGAACTCATGAAACCGAGAAAACAAACCTACAAAACACTTGAAGTTCCAAACGCAGACAATTATTCCGTTTATTACATACATATCACATGCAGAAGACAGTAAACTATGTTGCAAGACTAGACAGCATACACTTATCCAGTGTTTTCACCTAATAACACCCACTTTATTTCAGGATGACATAAACTTATCAGGGGTTCCCACTGGAGCCCGACCCATGTCCATACCCTTCTCCATACCCCAAGCCTAATCCATTCCCCGACCCGCCCCCGGAACCTCCACCCTCACCATACCCAGACCCTGAGCCCGACCCACTGCCACCGCCTAGACCATAGCCTTGTCCGCCGCCCGACCCCGCGCTAGACCCAGCAGAAGACCCCGCACCTGACCCGCCCGACCCCGCGCTAGACCCGGCACTCGACCCAGCAGACGAGCTTGCCCCTCCAACAGATATCGACCCGGACCTGGAGCCTGACGTCGATCCCACCCCAGCTACCGAGCCAGACCCAGAACCAGACCCGGACGCAGAGACACCTCCAGTGCCCGCTCCGAGCCCAAGGCCGAGTCCAAGCCCGAGCCCTGCACCCTGCCCCTGTTCGCCACCCAGGCCGATACCCAGCAGGCTCTTCCTCGCCACACGGCCCTGCACGGGAGCACAAGGCTGCAAACACACGAAAGCCACCAGCACCAGCGCAGTTGCTGCCGCGCTGCCGCCCCTGCCGCTCGCCATCGTCGTCGCACGCCACGCACGCTTGAACGCTTGGCTCACCGATACACAGGCGTCCTGCGTGCGTGCTGCGTGCGTCGCTGCTTGGTTGATTTTATAGGAGGCGGTGCGCGCGTGCATGCGGCGCCAAGAGGAACGGGACGGCCGGGAGTGCCAAACTTTTTTGTCGCGAGACGTGCTGCAAAGCAGATAGCGGCCGATCATGCTTGCATATGGCTGTGGGCCAGCGTGGCTGCTGGGAGCATGCGATCATGCTTGCATATGGCTGTGGGCGAGCGTGGCTGCTGGGAGCATGGAGTGGTGGTGGTGCCGAGCGAAAAGGCGGGCTTGATTGGGTTCGGTTAGTGCGGGGAGTGGTTGTGACCTGTGACGATTTGCGCTGCAGCTGGACGCATGCCGGAAAAGCGAATCACCGGCCGGCGGAGATGGCGCGCGGTTTGATCGATCGGTTGGCTGCCGCGTCTCATCTGACCATCGAAAGTTCGAGATGTATAGCTTGGCTATAGCTTGTAGCTTCGCCCATGGTTTTCGCGTTAGGCAATGTTAGGCGAATCAagttgcatcggtcgtagattCATCATTCAACGGACTGTGTTGGACGATGCTAGCTCTCAAGTCTTGAAGACGCATTTACAATAGTTAGTCGAAGTCGTATTGTTTCAGTGAGTGGTCGCCAGCGAGGTCGTGAGGATATGAAAGCTCTAGGGTGGACTATCGCGAAGTCGCTGGGATCGATCGGGACACGTCACATGCACGTACAAAAGCGTCGGTGATGAAGCTAGacctttttttttgtccttttgACTTCGATTGAGCATGCTCGTCAGGCCGAGAAAGATAGAGGCGTAAATGTATGTTCTTGTGTAGGAACAGATTAGCGGTTAGATGGGTGAATATgtgttttaataaattttttatgaaattgatgattttttttatcacttaACATTATCAAAACTTAAGTGAAAGcataaatagagagaaaaaattgaggcaatatgactccacgaatgatatatgaatcatagatttaatttaagatcaattcatatatcttagcactcgaaagatcataacttggaaagaaacaagaaaagatgaacaccgagcaacaaaactctctaagttgattgtctagagatAAAGGAATTCAAGATTCCATCATACaagcgtgtgtatgtgaattttatgcctctagcaacaagaagaatgacctcacaatgtgctaaaattttaatccaaaaatcaaaataaatcaaaactaaaaaccgaaaaacttgtaagggaaccaatagagacaaactagaaggaggagaattcaagaatatgcaaaattattcaaagagatcagccttattttaaacggattacaaagatttatctatCAAAACTCTCACACATTATATAGTCTAAGCACTTATCattctcttctctaaaatcctaactttaagctctcaaataggtggcacaagaggagttCAAGTAGCTGATTCAAACCCTCTCATagccctactcctctatttatagccctaaaaaattgacccctaagtttcctagttttccccccaaaatacccctctattGTAGTACagtcctacctaccaccaagggcattttcatccattttcttcttcattcatcggacggctaCGATGCCTCCATGACTTAGGTTCGCCTCAATGCAAggttcgcgatggtgccacgtactcctccagtctttccacggttttgaggtcaaaccgtgaaaccgtctgcacgcttctcaagaCGTGACTCACCaccttacttacaccttaagcaagcgtttcaatatcgacgcgtgtacttcgtcatgcgatcctgaccgtcggcaagtctctcccgctttcgATCCCTCAGAccgtcttatcacttgcatcgatatcccctttgtttgattttgtcaacacgccgtctccatcctgCTTTGCTTAACCTTCACGTATTCAGGTAAGATCACCCTTGGCTCCGTCCGGTCTCCTtaatcatctggcaccaagcactccgtttGGCCCCGAttatcccgccgtcgaccgccaaattacatccatcacttgcacactataagacaagtaaacacatatctctaactctaaTTTCAATTAGTACAtcatcaatatgctcaaatgaaatcctaaatcaattcaaatcacatcaaaactcatgaaAAACcgaaaatcatcaaactaaataaatgataatatcaatcactcatcacaaataaatcaagaTACATTTTAAATTGTTTTCTCACTTGCAAATTTTCCCGTAAGCTGCTACCAGCTAGGACGCTATTATCATGATGTGTTATGTTTATGTTTTGCTCCTCAAAGTTAGAAATGTACGATCAGTCTCTGCGAATTACAGTAGtcaaaattaaggaaaaaaacTGCGAATTATTGTGCTgagttgttttcttttcttcttcgcTTATTTTCTTCAGACCCTTTTTCGTCCGAGCAGTTAAATTACTTTCTGGAGTCATTATTACAAAAGAAATGCACACACCCTCTAGTTAAAATGAGTATAAATACTAGGACTTGTGAGGTCAAACTACTTTAGCGTTTACCACAAGCAGTGCTGACCTAAAAAAGTGCGTTAAGTCGTACCATGTGAACCACATGAAAATGATCATGCGTATGAACCATATGAAAAGGATCATGCGTGTGTTCACATCGATAGACATCAGCTTTGCACGTAGCATCCATTAGTCGTCGTGCCACCACTTGCTTGCAGGTAACCGCTGGCCATCCTTCCCAATCTCCAGCTTTCCCGCGCACTAACATCTGATGATGATGCCATCCGTATATATCCCACAAGTTTCAGAGGCCAAACGTGTCGCAGCGCGCAAAGCGAATAGCTCACCGGCAGCGACTGAACCAGCCGCCCACTGCCCACCATGGCCGGCAGCACGATCACTGAGATCAGGAAAAGGCGCAGCTCGCAGGCTCGCAGCCACGCATGGAGGCTCCGGAGCAAGCGCGCACGCGATTCAACCACACCACTATGTGAAGACCTTATCACTAGCAAGCCGTCGTGATGTGACCAATTTAGACGTTACTATAGTAATGATTATCTAGCTAAAAAAACGTTAAGCACTGATCATCCGTAATTTTTAGTAGCGATttatgaaccaacactgataataAATATTAGTGACGGCCTATGGTTACCAGTCATCACTGAAAAGATtctcgggaaaaaaaaaactagccggCTTGGTTGCCATGATGGAAGTGTGGTTCTTTGCGGGGCGGAGTTAGATTTAGTTAGTCAGTAATCACTGGTCAAACTCATATGATCCGTCTCAAAGTAGTGCAATGGGGACAAAGGCTGGGCATCATCTAATCACTTACAACACTAGCAAGGTTAATGCACGGTTAGCCTTGATACATCATGTTTATATAATTAAAGATAAATTATTAGTCAGTTGCAAATCAAGTATTTCGATATTTGAATGCAAAATTTTTAGGACTACCATACAACTTAATTTTTTGATAGATGGGTAAGATAATTTAACAAATGTCGTATAcactttttatttaaaatttggtACAATTATATTGCGAGGGAAAGTTAATTTATTTAAAGAGAATAATTGAAACTTTGATGAAATATATTTAAGAAAATACTTAAGGTGAATTGAAGTTTTGTGGTAATGATATGCAATTTGATATTCTTCTATGTGAATGGGATGTTACGTGGAAAGGTGGTGTCTTTGAAGCATCACAACTCCACAGTTGCTCTCTTCCTTCCTGTTTATACCACCAATTACTACCGATGTCTTCCTTGTAGCTGCTTTTCTTAAGCTCGGCTGCACGGCAGCAGAGTAAGAGGAGATGAGGCCTGAAGCAGCGAAGACAGCAGCTTCGCGTCCATTTCAGGCGCTCACCACTTGGGAAACTCGACAACCAGCTACCGAGCTACCAGCAGGGGAGGCAAGAAGGAAAAAGCACCCATCACATACCTCTCCTGGGTGGCCGGATCCTTCAGCTCAGCCCGTCTACGGTGAGCTACCAGCAGGACAGGTAAGAAGGAAAGAGCAGTAGTAGTACGCAGCTTCTATCTTGAGGCTTGTTGTGATTCCTTTATCTTGCGCACCGCAGGCTCTCGTCATGGGGCCAGTCCCAGGCTTGGGGCGGCGGCGATGCGGTGCCAGAGTCAAGGAAAGAGGCGACGGGAGCTGATGCGGTGGCTCTGGGAACGGATTTCGTTGGATCCGCTCTGGATCAGAGTCGCGTGTCGCGTGCAGGCGACAGTGAACGGCGGGAGACGGTGCAGCGGCTCTGTTGGGGGTCGCTATTAGAGACCTCGGCGGCCTAGTTCTGCCGGCGTTAGCTCATGGGTCCAAACCCATGAAGCCTCTAAAGCCCCTAAGCTCCGGAGTTATCTCGGGGCATGCGGCCTCCAGAACTGGCCACTCTCAAAGCATGTGGGGACATCGAGTCGTTAAGTCTTTATAAAGATCAGTCAGAGGGAGTCTGTTGATCGTCTTTTGCTTGCTACAAAGTGATTAGTATTAAGTGCCGATCACCTCGGCAGCCAGTCTGACACACGAGATAGGGTCGGTGCCGCATTCGGTGACTGACCAAGTTCACCACCACCTGATGTCCCTGCGCCAACCATGGTAGATACATTCTTCTAGGTAGGGTTAACAACACTTTATCTAGGATCAAACTATGTAATGTGGCCGATTCTAAATccttaatacatagtaataatTCTAAATccttaatacatagtaataacTAATATGACACGCCTCAGATAGCACTATAAATATCGAGCCATGGCCATCAAGGCAAGCTCCCGGATTTTTTTTGCGATTAATACATTTAGTGTTATCCCTCCTCACCACTTTttctccaagcttaagtctcctctttagaaaaGACTCTCACTGCACCTTGTTAGCGAAAGATGTTTCGTCTTCCACCAACAACGTGCCGTCCATGGAGAaagaacacagaagtgctagaAAGATCTGATGCTACCAAAAAAGAAGACCACAAGGGCCGCAGCACAGGCGGTTAACTCCCCATTCACGCATGTGTGTAGGTCCACACGACCACTGTGACCAAGAGCACGCTACACTGGCGATAGCCCCCTAACAAGAAGAAATGAGGACCCTGAGGCCACCACTAGCCCAACCACGACCCTATCCATGATTGACGATAGGGGGCCACCCACATCGGAGGCCCAATAGCAGCAGCGTAGCATGGGCCCCACTGCATCCCTAGGGGGCTGCAGTCGGCGCCACTGTTGTGAACGCCACCTCGGCTGAACAACAATCATATGTGGTGGCCCTCTAGGTTCAGCTAGAGGAGTTGCTGGCCATGCAGCAACCCGCCAGCGTGACCACCGTCGCCCCCTTAACGGTTAGCGTCGTCCAAGCCCATGCTCTGGGGGGCAACGAGGGCTTCATCAATATGGCACATCACCGCCAAATACCCCTTGCGGTCAGTGCGTAGGCTTCGAGGCCCCGGGCTCACTGGTGCTAGGCACCAATGCAAGACAGCGACTCTCCCCTGCAGGCAGACCTGCAGGTCGTTCCCTTCCCTGAGGAATTCCGGACCCCAAAGTTACCTAAATTCAGAGGCGATTCAGACCCGAACGAGTTTATCGCTCATACGCCCTCACCATAGAGGCTAGCGGAGGCGGACAGGCTGCCATGGCCAAGTGTTTCCCTCTCGCCCTGGAGGGAGTAGGCCTCCGATGCTTTCCATCAGGCTTGATTTCAAGCTTGGATGTCGCGTGCCACGGCAGAGGATGGGCGCAAGAGCGCCACGACCAACTCTGGGAAGTTGAGCATAGCGGTGGGGCCCTTGACGATGAGTCCGGCCGCATCGTGCGCTAgctgaagagataagggagggaGCAACTAAAGAGataacagagagagagagagaggaactatgtggaagagataagggagagagagataaagatagaGAGATGGAGTCGGACCTCAACACACGAGCCAAAACTAGAGTGAATCCAAATTTCAAGTCTAGTTCAATATTCAGTACCGGCTCGTAACATGAATTGGTACTGATAAAaaatatcaatgccggttcatgATTATCAGCTGATGCTGaagtatcaatgtcggtttgtGCCAAGAGCTGGC
It encodes:
- the LOC133902504 gene encoding tetraspanin-8-like — translated: MAFRLSNNLIGILNTITFLLSIPILGAGIWLGHRADGTECERYLSAPVITLGVFLLLVSLAGLVGACCRVTWLLWVYLVAMFVLILVLFCFTVFAFVVTNKGAGEAVSDRGYKEYKLGDYSNWLQKRVENNKNWGKIRSCLQDSKVCKSLQYKNETWTQFMRSDLSPIESGCCKPPTSCGFAYVGGTEWTKTITTNSSDPDCGTWSNDVSGLCYGCQSCKAGVVATLKRDWKRVAVVNIVFLVFIAIVYSVGCCAFRNNRRDNAHRGGWKGGYAYA
- the LOC133901430 gene encoding glycine-rich cell wall structural protein 1.0-like → MASGRGGSAAATALVLVAFVCLQPCAPVQGRVARKSLLGIGLGGEQGQGAGLGLGLGLGLGAGTGGVSASGSGSGSGSVAGVGSTSGSRSGSISVGGASSSAGSSAGSSAGSGGSGAGSSAGSSAGSGGGQGYGLGGGSGSGSGSGYGEGGGSGGGSGNGLGLGYGEGYGHGSGSSGNP